The Cucumis melo cultivar AY chromosome 9, USDA_Cmelo_AY_1.0, whole genome shotgun sequence genome includes the window gaccACTATACAGGACAAATgagagcataatacaggaacaaaaatattattgaattccaattaaaaaatagaaaaatgcttgacggttttaaaatgtcataaacaatgacattcttgacggtttttaaatgtcataaataatcactttcttgacggttattaaatgtcatgaaaaagcaCTCATGAAGGTTatcaaatgtcataaatattcatattctcGACGGTTTTAtactcttgacagttttaaactgtcatgaaaaattaaatacttgACAGTCATAAACTGTCAATGTTCActattcttgacatttttatcAACTGTCAAGAACTTTGtcttcttgacactggattcaacgacggttttaaaaccatcaagaataatcattcttgacagtttacaACCATCAAGAGAGTCTGTTTTTGTACTAGTgacatttttgtttctttttcttttgtttttgtttcgtttctttttttcaagaaacaagaaacaaaaacaattatcaaacacattcctgtttttttattcaaaaaatagaagaaatagaGAACCAGAAACAGAGaataagaaacaagaaacatgGAAGAGAAACATTACCAAATGACCCCTTATTAAATGTTGAACAATTGAAGGCAAAAACCCATTATACTTGATTTTGtcaatttttacaatttttcattattttaaatgacaaaactataTATTAGTCTCTTGCCACTATACTGTTTTGTAATTTAAGTGGTGTGTATTAGAAACAAGAAACATTTAGAGAGAAAAGACCTATAGTTTTGCTAGAAAATAATGTCGtaaaataaagtttattatCTTGATTAGGATTAATTAGGATTTAGTATATTTTTAGGATAATTATAACCTTATCATAATTATTAGTTATAAatgttttttgaaattaaatacaaaatattttcttatttaggttatattaaatttattatgtAATTTATTATTCCCTTATTTATGCTAAtaattaaaatacaattttaatCATATTCAATATTACGTTATCATTTGTGGtagatttacaattattatcaaataaaatatcttcTAATATGGAAatactttatttattaaatttaacgTATAATAAATCTATCAACATTGTTTTTATCACCATGTAAAACATCGCCAATTTTCATCCTGCGTCGGAAGATGTAAAGAAGAATCGGGCAAGCTTAATTCAATGTCATCACCATCATCGGCATCGAGGggacagaaaaagatgtaaaTGTAGGAGCTATCACGTAAGCCAAAATCAACGGGTTTGATTCCATCATCGTCATGGGAGATGAGATGTTCGGGGTCGTGGTCGGAAATGAAAATCAAACGGTGAGAAGGGTGGTTGCATtggaataataataagaaaaattatttcgtgttttaaaattaattatgatggaataataaaaagaagaaatatttaaaaaatatcaccTACTTTAGAgataattttaaacaaatatctcaaaatttcatATAATTTTTTCACATTTTCGTTCCcacattttatatttttcatatatctacataatatactatatatttttcgtaatatactatatattttttcatatacTCTAATTTGTAGACTGGAAActacataatatactatatatttttcatattccCTAAAATTTTTCCAAAACATGAACTATGTAATAtactttatatttttcatatactctaataaattttgtatataacCATAAACCCTTACTCACCGAAAAAATTTGAAGGAGATGAACGGAATAAGAAATAATAGACGGAGAGAGAGTGGACGGAGTGAAATTTTTTTGAACAAAATCaccaaaagaaaattaattatggagtaattttgattataatattactATGATAGAATTAGTTACATACCATATTTACATAtgatatctaataaatgcaaatCTTAGTCCACTttccttatttcatttttttaatatattattaataataaagatgagtaatttggtattttggactttacatttgtgtaaaattggagctcattgggacatttatgaaaaatttgacAATATTAGATCAAACTTATAACAAGACATTCTATTTTAGGCTATAGTTGTTAAAATCCATATAAACACAAAGTACAAAGCtcattgatattttatttggtaGTAGTGTTTTCCATCTCAAAACCAACAATGGGCAATGAGGAGAGTAGACCACCATGTCCCCTCAGGATGAATCCTTTTTGGATTCACGAATCTTGAACCGAATATATGTGCTTAATAGACTCTGATACCATATTTGATAGAAAGAGTTTCAACTCAAAACCAATTAGCAACACATGCTCTCTATGTAGCCCTTATATCTATTTGGACTCGATGGATTTTGATACTTATACCTATTTGGGTTTAATGGGCTTTGATACCTATGTTCGTTAAACAAATACGTAGGCTTAATGGGCTTTGATATCTAAGGTTCCATATGAAGTTCTATCACAAGATTGAGGAGGAGGTCAACGTCATATTCTGAACATCCCAAcatattttctataatttaatataatattacgaaataataattaaaaaaattatcaaaaaacATATATTCATATAGTAACTAATaatttttatcttcaatttaaatccaatttttaagtataataactaattcattttaaattattattcaaATTGAAATTATCCAACTTTTTAATCGACCCCTGCCAAACACGTatatgaaaacataaaatatcgTTCTACTTTTTTTTGAATCTTCATCTTAGCATAATTtacattaaatttttttaaaaaatttaacaattCAAAATCTTTATCTTGTTTAATctacttatttaatttttttttcgaAAATGAGATTCAAATCTACAAATTTCAGAAATCTGTGTATGTTATACTTTTACTACATGTTATGTAGTGATTttaaaacaattagaattactTTTTGTAATTTTCGAAATCTCTGTTTTCAATCTTTCAAAATCCATACTTAAAAACGTGTCTTTTGGTTATTTTAAAtacattaaaataattttaatcaTTTCATGATCATTTTCATGCACACGGTTATGAAAGAAAGATTGGGTTAACAAATAGATTTATAGAGCACCGTCTAAAAAAAGATTTTAGAgatacaaaatatagtaaattaaGTATTTTTAAATCTTACACTCAGAGAAGAAAAGATTCTAGAgagacaaaatatagtaaatgaagtattttcaaatcttacactcagagaaaaaaaaagtaacaccTTATCAGTTAGACCAAAATCAACAATATAATCAGATCAAAACCGCACAAAAAGTAGTAAAAAAGAacttaaaaatttgaaaactcgCCACATAATAGATCTGAATCAGCCATCCTTCTGACTCGGAAAAACTTTATATACTAACCTTAGAATGATGTTACTTTGTTAGATCTAAACCTAAAATTAATCTCATTTTCTTTCCACCTCGCCATTTGCCATTTTCCTCCACCACACACACTCACTCACTCATGATCAGCTCAGAATTTCACCCTACACCTAACAAAATAACAGCCTTAATTTTCATAAGTTGGCTTGTTAATATGACAATTAAAGGTGGCACAAGCCAAGCCTGCGCCGCTTGCAAATACCAACGTCGCCGCTGCTCGAAAGACTGTGCCTTAGCACCATATTTTCCCGCTGATCAACCAAAGATGTTTCAAAATGCCCACCGTCTCTTTGGTGTCTGCAATATAATGAAGATCCTCAAACAAGTTCATCCGTCGCAGAAAGACGAAACAATGACTTCAATCATCTACGAATCGAACATGCGTTCTAGGTTTCCGATTCATGGGTGTTGTGGTGTCATATGGCAACTACATTATCAAATACAACAAGTGGCCGAAGAGCTTCGACAAGTTAGGAGTAGAGTAGATATGGTGAAAGAACAGTTTAATCAAATCAACAATATCGGGATTACAGAAGGAGAAGGAGTTGGAATTCTAGGTAATAACGACATTGGTTATCCGATTTATGCACAACCGCAGCAGCAGCAACAGTATAATTCGAATTCGGGGTCACTTGTAAATCAAGGAATAGATGGAAGTGATTTATTATTTGGAAATTTGAACATGAATAATGGGGGAATTTATGTTgataatgatgataataatgGATTGATGTTGAAGGAGTTGAGAATTCAACAACATTACAATGATAACTATGGGATTAATATTAGTAATGTTGATTCAATGCTGATGCAATCTAACTTGATACCTGGAGCTTACCCTTTGCAACAAGAAATGGAAATTTCTCATGATTATGATGATCAAATTGCCTTTGACACAATTGCTGATGATCGTCAATCATATATTGAATCTAAGGAAGCATGCGATTCTAGGTATGcaattttccttttattaatatatttttcctTCATATTTCTCATAACTCCTCCACTATCAGATCGTGCACTAATCACATCTCACTTATATATTGTTTAACAAAAAAACCGTTGGAGAAAAAGGACCAGGACGTGCACTTGGGTTGAAGTTGACACTCATTAACATCCTCGTCATGTCCTTGATCGAGATGCGTTGACCTGTATAGGTTTAGTTAGATGTGCATTTGTTTGATTAAAGCTCAATCAAACTCAGACGTTTATATACGTTTACTAAATTTTGTATAGTATGAATATACTCCTATATCTTCGTATCTTTGTCTTTGGTTTGTATATTATAATGATGCTCCTATATAATATCTTTTTAGATACGGATAGAATCTCTgattttaaatgatttcttgTTTTCTAATAGATTGCAATTTGTTGCTTTTGTTAgttggtttcttttttcttagtgaTATTCCATTCAAACCTAATGAGATCAGGTCATTTCCACACTATTCGTCCACTtccaaaaattatttgattgaagggcaaattatttgatttatagCAATATCAATTTGAAACCTCGTATCGATATCAACATCAATGCTAATTCTTCCAACTTTAGGGGGTTTTCTATTAttgtaaaattttttttttgacataaGCTGCATGGGTCCATCTCCTAATTCCACCTCTTCTAGTATATTGTTAAGGAAAACCTTCTTTCTCTCACAATATGCTGAGAAATTGCACCTCATACCTTGAGACCATGTTGATCAACATTTTCTCCGTGGATAAAGGTTGGGAGAGTTGTGTTTtagttttttggttttttaaataaGTATTTCATTTCCTTTTTCATTCCATGGAAATATATACCAAGTTGGTGTTATTTTGCATTTTAATTCACCAAGCCATGATTGTTCAAGTAAACAAGGGGTAGCTCTATTTCTTCTAAAGAATAATTCAACGATAGCTACCTAAACATGGttacttaatttaattttcttctcgtaa containing:
- the LOC127151009 gene encoding LOB domain-containing protein 27-like, coding for MTIKGGTSQACAACKYQRRRCSKDCALAPYFPADQPKMFQNAHRLFGVCNIMKILKQVHPSQKDETMTSIIYESNMRSRFPIHGCCGVIWQLHYQIQQVAEELRQVRSRVDMVKEQFNQINNIGITEGEGVGILGNNDIGYPIYAQPQQQQQYNSNSGSLVNQGIDGSDLLFGNLNMNNGGIYVDNDDNNGLMLKELRIQQHYNDNYGINISNVDSMLMQSNLIPGAYPLQQEMEISHDYDDQIAFDTIADDRQSYIESKEACDSSAESTLKDVSETSPEYVSTSRTTDLKNAAACFSLTSHVK